The sequence below is a genomic window from Mycobacterium sp. ITM-2016-00316.
CGAGCGAAGCGACGGGGGATCAACCCGGGGCGAGCGAAGCGAGGGGGGATGGAGCCCAGGGCGACAGCACATCGATTAAGCCGGGTCGGAACCGGAACCTGTCGGTGCGCGGTGCCAGAATCGACTCCATGAGCGCGACATGTCGGGAATGCGGTGCCGATATCGAGCACGACCACTGCCACGGCACCGTCATCGTGCACATCGGACAACGTCCGGAGTGCACCGAAGCCGATTGCAGCACACCCGAGGCCGTCCACGACTACTCCATCGACTGCCATGCCGTGGGGTGTGGGTGCGCGCTGGATCAGCCCATGGGGCCCGCGGTGTCGGGCGTTTCCTTCTCTTCGGCGTCGGGATAGAACGGTGGGGTCAGCGCACCCCACCGCACGCAACTCCACCGGCCATCGGTGATCGGGCTGAGCACCACGGGGTCGGTGTTGTTCAGGTGATGGTCCAGGGCGAAGGCGCTGTCCACCCCCGCCAGTACGGATGCCACCAGGCGGATCGCGGCGCCGTGGCTGACCACCACGATGTCCCCGTGCCGGCGCCGGTCGTCGAGATGGCGCAGACGTAGTTCCGTCAGCACCGGCACCATCCGGTCCAGGACCTGCTGCCCGGTCTCGCCGCCGGGAGCCGCGGCGTCGAGATCGCCGCGATGCCAGCTGCGGTACACCGCCTCGAAG
It includes:
- a CDS encoding histidine phosphatase family protein — translated: MTGRLVLVRHGQSYGNVERRLDTLPPGAALTDLGHQQARTFARDWTNPIAMVAHSVATRARETAAGIAGHLDMAAHEYDGIHEVQVGDLENRNDDAAIDAFEAVYRSWHRGDLDAAAPGGETGQQVLDRMVPVLTELRLRHLDDRRRHGDIVVVSHGAAIRLVASVLAGVDSAFALDHHLNNTDPVVLSPITDGRWSCVRWGALTPPFYPDAEEKETPDTAGPMG